In Sulfurovum xiamenensis, a genomic segment contains:
- a CDS encoding tetratricopeptide repeat protein, which translates to MLKKIITLSCVLFSVVTLQAREPEAQTINHMEIATIMYYDGKYDKALEELQMAKDSHTKIEWDKYHNMRGLIFLKNENYDSSISAFKKAIIATQQKSYTPPVEEKPKREYLFSAFSSKKKEEASVVKKPAFDPEKLRKEQIEEIYIYLSQAYYKAEQYINAVHALDAAGEKGRARASLFTLRAECYWKADQKGAAIDALSRGAKLFPDDAMLLKQKFYYFAELKLYQASIAAAKAYMKKLPANAQEYISLAQMLQSGGESEEAIKVLEEAKLKFPSSAKVYILLGHYYNQKDMPHVTADLFEKGSLYNPNYLKEAAEMYRRNGELAHALYLNSMMTDKEEKTKQKVAIFIGKGEFEKIIGIKDALDRYGLLQNDNMRYALAYAYYMVKDYDSAEAHLKKIEDDELFSKSTVIRKNIEKCRSNSLECI; encoded by the coding sequence ATGTTGAAAAAAATTATTACATTATCATGTGTTCTTTTCTCTGTTGTGACACTTCAGGCACGAGAGCCTGAAGCGCAGACGATCAATCATATGGAGATCGCGACCATTATGTATTATGATGGAAAGTACGACAAGGCGCTTGAAGAGCTACAGATGGCAAAAGATTCTCATACAAAGATCGAGTGGGATAAATACCATAATATGAGAGGATTGATCTTTTTGAAAAATGAGAATTACGACTCCTCTATCAGTGCATTTAAAAAAGCGATTATCGCAACTCAACAAAAGTCTTATACGCCACCTGTAGAAGAGAAGCCTAAAAGAGAGTATCTCTTCAGTGCTTTCTCTTCAAAGAAGAAAGAAGAAGCATCTGTAGTAAAAAAACCTGCATTTGATCCGGAAAAATTAAGAAAAGAGCAGATAGAAGAGATCTATATCTATCTGTCTCAGGCATATTATAAGGCGGAACAGTATATCAATGCGGTACATGCACTCGATGCAGCAGGAGAAAAAGGACGTGCCCGTGCCTCCCTGTTTACACTTAGAGCAGAGTGTTACTGGAAGGCTGATCAAAAAGGTGCTGCGATCGATGCACTGAGCAGAGGGGCAAAGCTTTTCCCTGACGATGCAATGTTGTTGAAACAGAAGTTTTACTATTTTGCGGAGTTAAAGCTCTATCAAGCTTCGATTGCTGCAGCAAAAGCCTATATGAAGAAGCTACCGGCAAATGCACAGGAGTATATCTCTCTAGCGCAGATGCTTCAAAGTGGGGGTGAATCAGAGGAGGCGATCAAAGTGCTTGAAGAGGCAAAACTAAAGTTCCCTTCTTCAGCAAAAGTATACATACTGCTTGGACACTACTATAACCAAAAAGATATGCCTCATGTCACTGCCGATCTATTTGAGAAGGGTTCTTTGTATAATCCGAATTATCTTAAAGAAGCCGCAGAGATGTACAGAAGAAATGGAGAGCTTGCACATGCATTGTATCTCAATTCAATGATGACGGATAAAGAAGAAAAGACCAAACAGAAAGTAGCGATCTTTATCGGTAAAGGTGAGTTTGAGAAGATCATTGGAATCAAAGATGCTTTGGATAGATATGGTCTTTTACAAAATGACAACATGCGCTATGCATTAGCATATGCATACTATATGGTCAAAGATTATGATAGTGCAGAAGCACATCTTAAAAAGATTGAAGATGATGAACTCTTCTCTAAATCAACGGTGATCCGTAAAAATATCGAAAAATGTAGAAGTAACAGTCTGGAGTGTATATAG